The Marinobacter sp. M3C sequence AAGCAGATGGCTATCCAAATCTGGTGCTTCGGAGTTCTCCGGTGGTGTGGATTGCTGCCAGTGACTATCAGTTAGTTAGTGATGAGCCGCTGTCGCTAGTTTTGGCTGATGAGCCCAGCATTTTTCCAGCTATCGCTCTTGAAGCACTCACTCGCGAGCAGTGGGACTACAAAGAAAGCTACATTGCGCCTAATTTGGCAGGAATCAAAGCGGCAGTGCGAGCTGGACTTGGCATTACAGCCCGCAGTATTGAGATGGTCACACCCGAATTCAGAGTGCTAGGTGAACACCAGAGGTTGCCGTCATTGCCTACCATTAATTTTTACCTCTACTTGCAAAACGATAGCCCTAGCGAAGCAGCCAAAAAACTTTATCAGTTGCTCGCGAGCCAGGTTGGAGGCGCCTCACCATCGATGGATAGCGGTTAGCTGCCATGGTGCGAGGGGTAGCGTTTATATGGCGCTCGATCACCTGAACAGCGCGTTTAATGCGGATAGGCTCCAAACAGCACTGTGTATTCTAGCCAATTTGCCGGAGTACTAAGGTTCTGAGTTGAATTCGGAATAAAAGCCAATCCGCAAAAATTCGTCTAAAGCTCATTCCGTAAAGTGTTACTCTCTACTTGGTAAAAAGATGAACTCTTGACTCAACCGAGCAACGCATCATGCATTTTGACTTACCCGATTTACGACTTTTCATTCACGTCTCAGAAGCCGGCAGTATGACCGCGGGGGCAAAGCGCGCGAGCCTTTCAACAGCCGCAGCGAGCACTCGCATTAAGTCCTTAGAAGGTCAGCTGGGTAGTCGTTTGTTTTATCGCGCTAGCCAGGGAGTAGAACTGACACCTGCTGGTGAAAAGCTGCTCCAACATGCGCGTTCGATAATGAGGCAGGTTGAGTATGTAAAAACGGACTTTTCCAAGTATCAGGATGGCGACAGTGGGCATATTCGGATTTTTGCCAACACCACCGCGGTCACAGATTTCATGCCAGAAGTCCTCGCCAGCTTTCTGGGCCAAAGGCCGGGCATAACCATTGATTTGCAAGAAAGACTCACAAATGACATTTTTCGCGGGGTGCTCGACGGAGCTACTGATTTGGGCGTAACTTCCGGGAAAATCGAGATAAAAGGCGTTGAAATTCTACCTTTTAGCGTAGATCGTTTGGTTGCGGTTGTAGGGTCCCAGCATCCCTTAGCTGGCAGTAAACCCGTTGATTTCAAAGATACCATTGGGTTCCCTTATTTGGGTTTGCACGATGGCAGCACGTTAACCCAATTTCTCAAAAAAGAAGTGGCAAAACTTGGCGAGCAGTTGTCACTGCGGATGCAGGTTTACGGTTTTGAGCAAACCTGCCGTATGATCGAGGCCGGCGTTGGCATGGCTATTCTTCCGGAGTCTAGCGCTTTGCGTTACCAGAAGAATATGAAGCTGGACATAGTGCTTTTAAAAGATGCGTGGGCAACGCGAGAACGAGCGGTGATTGTGCGGGAGTACGCCTCATTGCCGGAAGCTTGCAAGGCGCTGATTCAATCCATTCGGGATTATCATAACTACTAACGGCTATACCGCCTTTCAGAGTGAGCCCCTAATTTCAAAGTTAGGCAACCGGTCTGCGTAGTAGATCAA is a genomic window containing:
- a CDS encoding LysR family transcriptional regulator, translated to MHFDLPDLRLFIHVSEAGSMTAGAKRASLSTAAASTRIKSLEGQLGSRLFYRASQGVELTPAGEKLLQHARSIMRQVEYVKTDFSKYQDGDSGHIRIFANTTAVTDFMPEVLASFLGQRPGITIDLQERLTNDIFRGVLDGATDLGVTSGKIEIKGVEILPFSVDRLVAVVGSQHPLAGSKPVDFKDTIGFPYLGLHDGSTLTQFLKKEVAKLGEQLSLRMQVYGFEQTCRMIEAGVGMAILPESSALRYQKNMKLDIVLLKDAWATRERAVIVREYASLPEACKALIQSIRDYHNY